From Erinaceus europaeus chromosome 9, mEriEur2.1, whole genome shotgun sequence, one genomic window encodes:
- the LOC132540326 gene encoding basic proline-rich protein-like: MAPLEQQAACGSTFPRGRPGCPSLTPKATTNPSPIRRSRVQSRPSPAARVSCVHHPLRELAACPSTPPDKGSRLHCPHPDPSLHLLTPIYTTLPRRVYNPVYTTPSTPPSPHPIYTPTPSTQPLSTLPTPAPSTPPPAPVYTAAPPPPPPSTPRPAPVYTAPRPRLHRPAPVYTAARPRLRHPRPRLHRRPRLHRPAPVYTAPPPSTPPPAPVYTAPRPRLHRRPPPSTPPPAPVYTAPRPRLHRPAPVYTAARPRLHRPPPPSTPPPAPVYTAPPPSTPPRPRLHRRPPPSTPRPAPVYTAARPRLHRPPPPSTPPPAPVYTAARPRLHRPPPPSTPRPAPVYTAPRPRLHRPPPPSTPRPAPVYTAPRPRLHRGPPPSTPPPAPVYTAARPRLHRPPPPSTPPPAPVYTAPPPSTPPPAPVYTAARGLQAPQCPAAARRLPVLRSFRSGSQPGARIRAARARQVEPPPRARPRPPRRPPAARRPGRPPPRPRPPAPARPAPLRPRTGGSLSPRGRAAIGVKTRLDPEPLGIDFAAAAAAAAAPELGPRATGTHSGHPLRGHHPGHPLRAPTPGTHSGHPLRAPTPGTHSGDTIMGTHSGDPLRGHPLRGHHPGHPPPDTHLQAPTSWAPTNRAPTSRDPPTGHPPTGAPTSRAPTSGGTHHPGHPPPWAPTFLGTHHHGHPPPRHPPPGHPPSRAPTSGTPTSQGHPPPGHPPTGAPTSQGTHHPGHPPPGHPPPWASTSRAPTSLGTHLPGTHHPEHPPPGHPPSWAPTIQGTHFGDTHLPGTPTSRGHPPPGHPPPGAPTILGTHLPGTHLPGHPPPWASTSRAPTSLGTHHPGHPPPRHPPPWAPTSWAHTSLGTHLPGHPPPRHPPPWAPTIMGTTSRAPTSRGTTSLGTHFLGTPTSLGTHLPGTHLPGPPLTPSGPQSANGPPCPPLAQSPVDSSLTWPSSPAGPPSPPCPTLVPHTVRQPLQSPPKVGPLPTARHLQPRPAWAPTHCRGPQEPTALRSPLPLASTPAL, from the exons atGGCGCCCCTGGAGCAGCAAGCAGCGTGTGGATCAACGTTccctcggggccgg CCAGGCTGCCCCTCCCTCACGCCCAAGGCCACCACCAACCCCAGTCCGATCCGCAGGTCCCGGGTCCAGTCCCGGCCCTCGCCTGCCGCCCGTGTCAGCTGTGTACACCACCCACTGCGGGAGCTCGCTGCCTG TCCGTCTACACCTCCTGACAAGGGCTCCCGACTACACTGCCCTCACCCCGACCCCAGTCTACACCTCCTGACCCCCATCTACACCACCCTCCCCCGACGGGTCTACAACCCTGTCTACACCACCCCTTCtacaccaccctccccccaccccatctacaCCCCGACTCCGTCTACACAGCCCCTGTCTACACTGCCCACCCCCGCCCCGTCTACACCGCCGCCCGCCCCCGTCTacaccgccgcccccccccccccccccccgtctacaCCGCGGCCCGCCCCCGTCTAcaccgccccccgcccccgtctACACCGCCCCGCCCCCGTCTACACCGCCGCCCGCCCCCGTCTACGCCACCCCCGCCCCCGTCTACACCGCCGCCCCCGTCTACACCGCCCCGCCCCCGTCTACACCGCCCCGCCCCCGTCTAcaccgccccccgcccccgtctacaccgccccccgcccccgtctACACCGCCGCCCGCCCCCGTCTAcaccgccccccgcccccgtctacaccgccccccgcccccgtctACACCGCCCCGCCCCCGTCTACACCGCCGCCCGCCCCCGTCTAcaccgccccccgcccccgtctACACCGCCGCCCGCCCCCGTCTACACCGCCCCGCCCCCGTCTACACCGCCCCGCCCCCGTCTACACCGCCGCCCGCCCCCGTCTACACCGCGGCCCGCCCCCGTCTACACCGCCGCCCGCCCCCGTCTAcaccgccccccgcccccgtctacaccgccccccgcccccgtctACACCGCGGCCCGCCCCCGTCTAcaccgccccccgcccccgtctACACCGCGGCCCGCCCCCGTCTAcaccgccccccgcccccgtctacaccgccccccgcccccgtctACACCGCGGCCCGCCCCCGTCTAcaccgccccccgcccccgtctACACCGCGGCCCGCCCCCGTCTAcaccgccccccgcccccgtctACACCGCGGCCCGCCCCCGTCTAcaccgccccccgcccccgtctACACCGCCGCCCGCCCCCGTCTACACCGCCCCGCCCCCGTCTACACCGCCGCCCGCCCCCGTCTACACCGCGGCCCGCGGACTACAAGCCCCACAAtgccccgccgccgcccgccggcTTCCGGTGCTGCGCAGTTTCCGGAGCGGATCGCAACCCGGAGCCCGGATCCGCGCCGCCCGCGCCCGCCAGGTAGAGCCGCCGCCCCGCGCCcggccccgcccgccccgccgcccgcccgccgcccgccgccccggCCGCCcgcccccgcgcccgcgcccgcccgcgcccgcccgcccggcccCGCTCCGGCCCCGCACCGGCGGTTCTTTGTCACCGCGCGGCCGCGCCGCGATCGGAGTCAAAACCCGGCTGGATCCGGAGCCGCTCGGGATCGACtttgccgccgccgccgccgccgccgctgcgccAGAGCTCGGGCCGCGGGCCACGGGCACCCACTCCGGGCACCCACTCCGGGGACACCATCCTGGGCACCCACTCCGGGCACCCACTCCGGGCACCCACTCCGGGCACCCACTCCGGGCACCCACTCCGGGCACCCATTCCGGGGACACCATCATGGGCACCCACTCCGGGGACCCACTCCGGGGACACCCACTCCGGGGACACCATCCTGGGCACCCACCTCCAGACACCCACCTCCAGGCACCCACCTCCTGGGCACCCACCAACCGGGCACCCACCTCCAGGGACCCACCAACCGGGCACCCACCAACCGGGGCACCCACCTCCCGGGCACCCACCTCCGGGGGCACCCACCATCCTGGGCACCCACCTCCCTGGGCACCCACCTTCCTGGGCACCCAC CATCATGGGCACCCACCTCCCAGGCATCCACCTCCCGGGCACCCACCATCCAGGGCACCCACTTCGGGGACACCCACCTCCCAGGGACACCCACCTCCCGGGCACCCACCAACTGGGGCACCCACCTCCCAGGGCACCCACCATCCTGGGCACCCACCTCCCGGGCACCCACCTCCCTGGGCATCCACCTCCCGGGCACCCACCTCCCTGGGCACCCACCTCCCGGGCACCCACCATCCTGAGCACCCACCTCCCGGGCACCCACCATCCTGGGCACCCACCATCCAGGGCACCCACTTCGGGGACACCCACCTCCCAGGGACACCCACCTCCCGGGGACACCCACCTCCCGGGCACCCACCTCCCGGGGCACCCACCATCCTGGGCACCCACCTCCCGGGCACCCACCTCCCTGGGCACCCACCTCCCTGGGCATCCACCTCCCGGGCACCCACCTCCCTGGGCACCCACCATCCCGGGCACCCACCTCCCAGGCACCCACCTCCCTGGGCACCCACCTCCTGGGCACACACCTCCCTGGGCACCCACCTCCCTGGGCACCCACCTCCCAGGCACCCACCTCCCTGGGCACCCACCATCATGGGCACCACCTCCCGGGCACCCACCTCCCGGGGCACCACCTCCTTGGGCACCCACTTCCTTGGGACACCCACCTCCCTGGGCACCCACCTCCCGGGCACCCACCTCCCTGGACCCCCGCTCACCCCCAGTGGCCCACAGTCAGCTAATGGGCCCCCgtgccccccactggcccagtccCCTGTGGACTCCTCACTCACCTGGCCCTCGTCACCTGCAGGGCCCCCGTCACCTCCCTGTCCCACCCTGGTCCCCCACACCGTGCGGCAGCCCCTCCAGAGCCCCCCAAAGGTGGGACCACTGCCCACTGCCCGTCACCTGCAGCCCCGTCCTGCCTGGGCCCCAACCCACTGCCGGGGTCCTCAGGAGCCCACCGCCCTTAGGAGCCCCCTGCCCCTGGCGTCCACCCCCGCCCTGTGA